The window TATGGAGTCTCCGGTCATCACCCTGCGGACGCGTCTGGAGGCCCCCCGTCGTTCCAAAACGGATATGAGCTATTTGACCATAGTCGTGGAGGATAACGGGCCGGGGATGGATGAGCAGACCAGAATGCGCATATTCGAACCGTTTTTTACGACCAAGGAGCCGGGAGTGGGAACCGGGCTCGGGCTTTCCGTTTCCTATTTCATTATTACGGAAAACCACAAAGGGCAGATGGAAGTTGAATCGGTGCCCGGCAAGGGTACCCGTTTCACAATCCGTCTGCCCTTTGAAGGGCCGTCTGCCTGACGGTATGCTATCCGAAGGGATTGAGTGAGCGAATCACCTGACCCAGTCCGGGGCCCTGTTTGTGCTTGTCACCGTTGCCGCTGGCAATATCCTTGAGGACAAATGCAAGCTGGTCCGGGCACGAAGTTGCCTTTTTGCCGCAGGAAAGGCCTGCAAGGGCGGTGATGACGTTATCGACTTCCTGCCCTTCGAGCAGGCGGGTGATGGCGGTAAGCGAGCCGGGACAACCGCCCACGAACTGCAGGTCGTGGATCTTGCCGTCGGTGATGTTGAAAAGAATCTGCTTTGCGCACACTCCAGAGGGGGTGAACGTATACATGAGAAATGGTGCTCCTGAATGTTTGTGGGCCACACTCTACGGCGGGCGTCCTGTCTTGTAAAGATTGTTTCGCCTGTCCTTATTCATCCAGCAGTTTCAGACTGCTGCAGGGTTTTCTATGCGTCTGTTCCGTAACGCAAGCGTGCGTTTGAAGCTGATCGGCACCAATGTCTTCTACCTTGCGCTCCTGCTCTGCCTGGGCGGGGGCCTCGCCTATCGTCTTGTTTCCGATGTATTTCTTTCACACATTGAATCCGAGATTCAGCTGGCTTCAACTAGCGTTGCCAGAAATATGGAACTCGCGGGCGACATGGCCGTGAAGAGTTTTCTGCGCGCTCAGGCAGAGACCTGCCTGCAGATTGTGGAGAGGGTGTATATCGAATCGATACAATCCGGCACAGACAAGGAAGAGGCCAAGCGCAAGGCAATAGAGTTGCTCTCAAGCTTGCGCGTGGGGCAAAGCGGATACGTGTTCTGTCTTGATGGCGATGCCAGGCTTATTTTTCACCCCCGCCCTGAGCTGGTCGGAAAAAGCATTGTGCAGACGGATGTCGCGCAAAGGATGTTGGGGCTGGAGGAAGGGTATTTTGAGTACGAGTGGAGGAATCCCGGCGAGGATGCTGAACGTGCCAAGGGAGGGTACGTTATCCGCTTCAGGCCTTGGGACTGGTATATCGGCGTTTCCGGTTATCGCGATGAGTTTTCAGAACTTGTTACCATAGGAGATTTGCGGGGGACTCTCGAACCCATGGCGCTCTCTTCGGGAGGGATGGCCTTCCTGATAGGTGCGGACGGCTCCCTTCTGCTCGGAAATACCACGCAAGGGACTGCCGAATCTGAAATGCGGTCTGTGTATCAACTGTTCGTGAAAGATATGCTCCGTAACAGAAACGGGCGTATTCAGTATCAGTGGAAGGATCCCGGAGGGGGCAGGTTCAGGCAGCGTCTGATCGTGTATCAGGAAATGCCGAAGTTTAACTGGATTGTTGGCATTTCCGGCTACATGGACGACATTTATGCTCCGGTTCTGTTGCTGAAGTACTGGTCGTTGGGGGCGTTTTTTGTTTTTCTTGCAGTTGTGCTGGCTGTTTCGCACGTTATGGGCATGTCCATTGTGGGTCCTTTGTGGGAACTGATGGACTGCTTCAAACGTGGCGCCCGGGGCGAGTATGATGTCCGGAGCACGCGTACGAGTCAGGATGAGATAGGCATGTTGGGGCGGTATTTCAATGACCTTATGAACCGCCTGCAGCGACACACGGACTTCATGGAGAAGACCGTGGAAGAGCGGACGCGCGAATTGGCCCATTTGAATAGTGAGTATCTTAGGGAAATTGATGAGAAGAACGAGGCGGAGAGCAAACTGAGGCAACAACTCGCCTTTCTGGATACGCTGTTGTCTACCATTCCCAGTCCGGTGTTCTATCGGGGAACGGACGGTCGTTTTCTCGGATGTAACCGAAGCTATGCGCGAGACGTGCTGGGGACTGATCCGGAGGCCGTGCGCGGCAAGACCGTGCGAGATTTCGGAACGACCTATATACACGAATTGGGCAGCAGTATCATGCTGAACGACGCCAGCTTGCTGCGGACGGGCGGGCGGATGCAGGTGGAACGTGTTCTTATGTGTGCTGACGGGCGGCTCAGGGATTTCGTGATTGATAAGGCCGTGTTTCATGACAGTGAGGGAATGCCTGCCGGTATCATCGGCGTCATGGTGGACATCAGCGAACGGAGGAATGCGGAGCGCGACAGAGAGTTGCTTGAAAGGGCTGTGGAACGCGCAAGCAGCGCCATTTTCATTACGGAAGCCGATCTGGGGTTGATTCGCTACGTGAACTGCGCCTTTGAGGAGGATACGGGCTTTCACCGGGATGAGGCCGTGGGAAGACTGTTCAGGGACATGGTTTCCAGACTGTATCGGGATGAAGACATTGCCGGAACCATTCTGGATAGCGTCAAGGCGCAGAATGTATGGGCCGGAAGGCTGATAGGTCTTCGTAAGGACGGTGCTTCGTATGAGGCCGAGTTGTCAGTTTCCGTCATTCATGACGAGAACGGAAAGGCTGCCTGGCTTGTTGGGGTACAGAACGATATTTCTGAAAGAACACGCATGGAAACCAAGCTGCTGCAGGCGCAGAAGTTGGAATCCATAGGGTTGCTGGCTGCGGGTATTGCGCATGAAATCAATACGCCAGCACAATTTGTGGGGGATAACCTGCGCTTCATCAAAGATTCGACTGCCGTACTGTTGGAAATGGTGGATTCGTGTAATGAAATGGCTTGCGGCATGCCGGAAAGCAAGGTGGAGCTGGACTCGTTTTGCAGTTCCCTGAAGAGAAAGCTTGAGGATGGCGGTTTCGACTTTGTGCGTGCCGAACTGCCCACAGCCATAGCCCAGTCGTTGGACGGCATGGGGCGCATAACCACCATTGTGCGGGCT is drawn from Desulfovibrio mangrovi and contains these coding sequences:
- a CDS encoding TIGR03905 family TSCPD domain-containing protein, with the protein product MYTFTPSGVCAKQILFNITDGKIHDLQFVGGCPGSLTAITRLLEGQEVDNVITALAGLSCGKKATSCPDQLAFVLKDIASGNGDKHKQGPGLGQVIRSLNPFG
- a CDS encoding cache domain-containing protein translates to MRLFRNASVRLKLIGTNVFYLALLLCLGGGLAYRLVSDVFLSHIESEIQLASTSVARNMELAGDMAVKSFLRAQAETCLQIVERVYIESIQSGTDKEEAKRKAIELLSSLRVGQSGYVFCLDGDARLIFHPRPELVGKSIVQTDVAQRMLGLEEGYFEYEWRNPGEDAERAKGGYVIRFRPWDWYIGVSGYRDEFSELVTIGDLRGTLEPMALSSGGMAFLIGADGSLLLGNTTQGTAESEMRSVYQLFVKDMLRNRNGRIQYQWKDPGGGRFRQRLIVYQEMPKFNWIVGISGYMDDIYAPVLLLKYWSLGAFFVFLAVVLAVSHVMGMSIVGPLWELMDCFKRGARGEYDVRSTRTSQDEIGMLGRYFNDLMNRLQRHTDFMEKTVEERTRELAHLNSEYLREIDEKNEAESKLRQQLAFLDTLLSTIPSPVFYRGTDGRFLGCNRSYARDVLGTDPEAVRGKTVRDFGTTYIHELGSSIMLNDASLLRTGGRMQVERVLMCADGRLRDFVIDKAVFHDSEGMPAGIIGVMVDISERRNAERDRELLERAVERASSAIFITEADLGLIRYVNCAFEEDTGFHRDEAVGRLFRDMVSRLYRDEDIAGTILDSVKAQNVWAGRLIGLRKDGASYEAELSVSVIHDENGKAAWLVGVQNDISERTRMETKLLQAQKLESIGLLAAGIAHEINTPAQFVGDNLRFIKDSTAVLLEMVDSCNEMACGMPESKVELDSFCSSLKRKLEDGGFDFVRAELPTAIAQSLDGMGRITTIVRAMKEFSHPGRKEKQLANLNNALRNTLTVTRNEWKYVADVELDLDDALPEVYCLLAEINQVFMNILVNASHAIAEKLSRDHVKRTQSTGTISVSGDKGLIHLSSCAQNNMAVIRISDTGIGIPQEHLQLIFDPFFTTKEVGKGTGQGLAIARDVVVNKHGGALDVESEPGKGTTFTISLPMARFR